From the Methanonatronarchaeum thermophilum genome, the window GTACCAGGAGAAAGAGCAAAAAACCTAGTAAAACCCTACTGCAAACCAACAACACTAAAATTCCCAATGACATCAGACCAAGAAGTACTAGAAAAATACTGGAACAAACACGTCAAAGAGATAGCACCAATAGCCAAAAACAAAACAGTAGCATTCGCAGTATTAGGAGACGTAAACTACTTCTCAACATTCGGACACATAAAAAGAATATTCGAAGAAAAACACCCAGACATAAAAACCAAAACAATACCAGGAGTAAGCGCAATAACCGCAATGGCATCCAAAATGGACGTATTCATCGACAAATCATTCCAAGTAACCGACGGAAGCCAACAACAATCAAAAATAATAATGAAAGCAACAGAACTCAACAAACAGATAGAAACACTAAAAAAAGAAGGATACAACGAATTCATACTCGGAAAAGAACTCTACACAGAAAACGAAGAAATAACAACCAAAATACCAGAAAAAAGCCCATACTTCTCCATACTACTAGCAAGAAAAAACACACAAAAAAACAAGGAGAAAAAATAAAATGAAACTATATTTCGTAGGAGCAGGACCAGGAGACCCAGAACTAATCACAGTCAAAGGAAAAAAACACCTAAAAACAGCAGACCTAATCGTATACGCAGGATCACTAATAAACGAAGAAATACTCAAAGACCTCGACGCCGAACTAATAGACAGCTACGGCCTAGAACTACAAGAAATCACCCAGAAAATGATAGAAGCACTCAAACAAAACAAAAAAGTAGTCAGACTACACAGCGGAGACCCATCCCTATACGGAGCAATCGTAGAACAAATGGAAATACTAAACAAACACAACATCGAATACGAAGTAATACCCGGAGTATCCTCAGTATTCGCAACAACAGCAGCACTAAAAACCCAACTAACACTAAAAGGAGTTTCAGAATCAGCCATACTCACCAGACCCAGCGGAGAAACACTAGAACAAGACAAAATAAAACAACTATCACAGATGAACACCACACTCG encodes:
- a CDS encoding cobalt-factor II C(20)-methyltransferase — protein: MLIGISLGPGDPELLTIKAQKTLKQADKVYVPGERAKNLVKPYCKPTTLKFPMTSDQEVLEKYWNKHVKEIAPIAKNKTVAFAVLGDVNYFSTFGHIKRIFEEKHPDIKTKTIPGVSAITAMASKMDVFIDKSFQVTDGSQQQSKIIMKATELNKQIETLKKEGYNEFILGKELYTENEEITTKIPEKSPYFSILLARKNTQKNKEKK
- the cobM gene encoding precorrin-4 C(11)-methyltransferase; the encoded protein is MKLYFVGAGPGDPELITVKGKKHLKTADLIVYAGSLINEEILKDLDAELIDSYGLELQEITQKMIEALKQNKKVVRLHSGDPSLYGAIVEQMEILNKHNIEYEVIPGVSSVFATTAALKTQLTLKGVSESAILTRPSGETLEQDKIKQLSQMNTTLVIFLGISKIEEIVKKVDRPKNTPVAVVYKASWDQEKIIKGTLENIAQKVKKEDIKRSALIIIGEVVEKTGYRRSELYG